GTACGAAAATGTCAGACCGTAACGAGAGAGCACTTGCTCGAACAATCGATAGGTTCCCCCGTAAAGATCGAGTGAAACGATCAGATGATCCCCCTGGGAAAACAAGCCCATGACGGTGTGAACAGCAGCCATACCAGAGGCGCAAGCGAATCCTGCATCTCCTGATTCCGCTTCAGCGATGGTTTCCTCCAAAATAGTGCGAGTAGGATTAGCTGTGCGCGTATAATCATATCCAGTGCTCTGGCCCAAGGCAGGATGACAATAAGCCGTTGCATAGTAAACAGGAAAACTCACCGCCCCTGTTTTTTCGTCTCTGCCTACTCCCGCCTGAATCAACTTTGTTTCCAATTTCATGTCTGTTTCTCTCCCTCCAATAGTGTACGAGGGCATCAAAAAAGCCCCCTTTCCTCTGAAAGAAGGCTTTGTTTACGTCACCGTAAGCAAATCCTTCTCATCTTTCAGAGTTTGATAACTCTGCAGGAATTAGCACCATTATCTCCCTGTTAAAATACAGGTGATTGGTTGCCGGGCATCATCGGGCCAGTCCCTCCGCCGCTCTGGATAAGAAGATTGCTATTCAATTCGATTGACCCTAATAGTAAAGGATCGGCAGGATTCTTGTCAACAATTTATTTCCACCCGTTAATTTGCATCTTTCAAGGCGGTCATAACTTGATTGTCCAGCTTCGCTGCTGCGTTTTTGTCATACGTTTTTTCATATTGTGGTTCTACGGAAATACGGGAACCGTAAAACATAATATCACGAACAGCCTCAATTTTGATCTCTGCCATGGCCAGCTTGAGCGGAACTCCTTCCAAGCGGTCTGTTTTAACGACAGCACGACCATTAATGGCAAAAGACGAGCCGGCACCGATCAAATGCAGGACAACCTGCGGTTCCTTCGCAATATTAGCCAAAATACGGGAGCGATTATCCACGGCAAAACGAATCGTATCGGCGCTGACAGCATACGTCCAGGACAAGGAGCTGAGCGATGGTGCCCCTGACTCATGGTCTACTGTGCCCAAAGTAACAAAGCGCTCCTTTTGCAAGAGCTTGAATAAATCTTCGGAAAGAGATTGGGAAACAGTTTCAGCCATTTCAAAGCCTCCTAACAAACGTTTTGTACGTTCATTTTACCCTTCGCACAGCTGATAGGCAAACGTTTCCTCTCCACCTTGATTCTGGTTGTCTTTTTCCCTAGACTGGTAGGTAACGATACCGAATAGTGAAAGGGGATGACAGCTTGTCGCCTACAGACCGTCTCATGCAGCAAATTGATCAAGTTCTTGAAGAGCTTCAGGAAGTTCGGAAGGTAAATGAGCGGATGCACAAAATTGCGATGTTCCTGGAAGATATCCGACTAGCAGATGTAATCCAAAATTACACAGCCCCGCGCAAGCTGCTCTGGATCAATTTCCTCGCAGGTCTTGCCCGGGGTCTGGGATTGACGATTGGTACTGCTATCGTTTTGGCTTTCCTCGGCTCCCTCTTGACGCAATTTCTTTCGATCCCCATTCTGGGTGATTACATCAGACAATTGGTGGAGTACGTCGAGACTTACAAGCAGCGGCCTTAATGATAGAGACTAGTCTCTGTCCTCGTCATGATCGTCATCGTCATCATCGTGATCGTCATTCCATTCCTTACCGTGCTTTTTCCAATAACCATACGCGTTGCCGTTGGGATGCTTATCTTTCTGCTTCCCTTTTTCTTTTTTCTTTTTGTCATCATCATCATTTTCATCGCCGTCTGTTGGCTTCACAGGCTCGACAATGACTTTTGTGCTTAATGCAACGTCAGCTTTCTTAACCAGCTTATCGTCTTCATACAGTGCGAATTGAATGGATTTGGCGCTAAAGGAACGATTCTTGTAAGACAAGGTCAAAGAAAACTCACCTTTGTCATTCGGTTCAATCTCTTTTTTCTGACCGTCTGGAGCGATCACAAACAGCTCAGTATCGTCCTTTTTGTTCCAGCCGCTTACTGTCCCTTTCACCTGAATGGACTTGGCGGCAGGATTGTTTACAGCAGTCGCCTTGATGGCATATTCGG
This genomic stretch from Brevibacillus brevis harbors:
- a CDS encoding pyridoxamine 5'-phosphate oxidase family protein — encoded protein: MAETVSQSLSEDLFKLLQKERFVTLGTVDHESGAPSLSSLSWTYAVSADTIRFAVDNRSRILANIAKEPQVVLHLIGAGSSFAINGRAVVKTDRLEGVPLKLAMAEIKIEAVRDIMFYGSRISVEPQYEKTYDKNAAAKLDNQVMTALKDAN
- a CDS encoding DUF5665 domain-containing protein, which produces MQQIDQVLEELQEVRKVNERMHKIAMFLEDIRLADVIQNYTAPRKLLWINFLAGLARGLGLTIGTAIVLAFLGSLLTQFLSIPILGDYIRQLVEYVETYKQRP